The DNA region CCTGCTTGGCGCATGAGAACGGTCAATTGGCCGCGATGATGAATGATATGCTTGATGAGAAGGGAAAGTGTTATAGCTTTTGGCATTTCATTACCAAATACATTTTGCATTTCACTTAAATTTTGGTCTGTCCACTGTTGCTCCACTGCTTCACTAGTCTGTGCACTCACACTTCGGAAGGTCTCAGCAATCTCTCTTGCAGATGATGGGATTGCAGCTGGATCTTGCATCTCTTTAACTGTGATGCCAAATTCCATAAGCATGCCAGGTGTACTAGAAACAATATGCCAAGCAATTTCTCCTAATTTACGATCCTCAGGAGAAACCTGTTGTTGAAGTGAAGCATCTGTCAAGGCATCAAAAATTTTCTGAGTTGATGCTGCTTCTTGATTCCATTCTCCGATAAATTCAGCAATAGAAGTATACATTGTTAATCCTCCATTTATAATAATTTTGATTTCCTAATCAAGATAATAATAAGTAATATTTCCCAAAATAGCAAAAGTGATTAAAGTCAAATTCTCTTTTATGTATTTTAAAAAAGTAAAGACACCCGTGGAGAGTGTCTACTTTTTTAAGTTAAAATCCAGCTAACTTTCTTGCATAGAGCATATTTGTTTTTAGGATTTCATAGTATACTTCTGGATATCCCGCTACTAATGCAATCTCATGTGATGGATGACAATGGTTGACATTGGAAATCCAGATATCACCTATTTCTCCGATAACCATATCAACGGCTGCGTTAGCAAGGTTCGAAT from Neobacillus sp. FSL H8-0543 includes:
- a CDS encoding DinB family protein, with product MYTSIAEFIGEWNQEAASTQKIFDALTDASLQQQVSPEDRKLGEIAWHIVSSTPGMLMEFGITVKEMQDPAAIPSSAREIAETFRSVSAQTSEAVEQQWTDQNLSEMQNVFGNEMPKAITLSLLIKHIIHHRGQLTVLMRQAGLKVPGVYGPAREEWSQMGMDAPTK